In Actinomadura citrea, a single window of DNA contains:
- a CDS encoding deaminated glutathione amidase, whose product MRIAVGQFASTEDWQTNLKTCMTLIDEAVGGGAGLLVLPEDSLALFIDEPDRIAGAAQPLDGPFVTGLRAHSRGSRTTVVAGVHEPAGDGRVHNTLVAVRDGELVAAYRKVHLYDAFGARESDRVTPGDGEPVVVDCDGWRVGLMTCYDVRFPEMARLLVDAGADVLAVPAAWVRGPAKERHWEVMVTARALENTCYVAASGECGRRNIGSSMVVDPLGTVRDRLGGRPGLLWAIADRDELAEARRALPVLANRRFRVDPSIRPLKETA is encoded by the coding sequence ATGAGGATCGCCGTGGGCCAGTTCGCCTCCACCGAGGACTGGCAGACCAACCTCAAGACCTGCATGACGCTGATCGACGAGGCCGTCGGGGGCGGCGCCGGCCTGCTGGTGCTGCCCGAGGACTCCCTCGCGCTGTTCATCGACGAGCCCGACCGGATCGCCGGGGCGGCGCAGCCGCTGGACGGCCCCTTCGTCACCGGCCTGCGCGCCCACAGCAGGGGCTCGCGCACCACGGTCGTCGCGGGCGTCCACGAGCCGGCGGGCGACGGCAGGGTCCACAACACCCTCGTCGCCGTCCGCGACGGCGAGCTCGTCGCCGCCTACCGCAAGGTCCATCTCTACGACGCGTTCGGCGCCAGGGAGTCCGACCGGGTGACGCCCGGCGACGGCGAGCCCGTGGTCGTCGACTGCGACGGCTGGCGGGTCGGGCTCATGACCTGCTACGACGTAAGATTCCCCGAAATGGCCAGGCTGCTGGTCGACGCGGGCGCCGACGTGCTCGCGGTGCCGGCCGCCTGGGTGCGCGGTCCCGCGAAGGAGCGGCACTGGGAGGTCATGGTGACCGCCCGCGCGCTGGAGAACACCTGCTACGTCGCGGCGTCGGGGGAGTGCGGCCGCCGCAACATCGGATCGAGCATGGTCGTCGACCCGCTCGGCACCGTCCGCGACCGGCTGGGCGGCCGGCCCGGCCTCCTGTGGGCCATCGCCGACCGCGACGAACTGGCCGAGGCCCGCCGCGCGCTGCCCGTGCTCGCCAACCGCCGGTTCCGCGTCGACCCGTCCATCCGCCCTCTGAAGGAGACCGCATGA
- a CDS encoding aminotransferase class I/II-fold pyridoxal phosphate-dependent enzyme, whose protein sequence is MIDAAWLAEHIGDRTARGIAAAMTSLIRSGEIPAGTRLPTVRGLAAELGVSPGTVADAWTTLRRHRVVSAQRRRGTVVIGPPNVPHPARYERIGEFGTRLAVDLAVAAPDPALLPPLGAALAAGARTPQLNGYTRETITPALRAAVEPGWPFPAAGMLTTGGGYEGVQLVCQTVAVPGDRIAVEDPTGARLLDILEAQGAEIVPVSCDAEGPEPDSLAEALAAGPAAFVYQPRAHTPRGHALTPARAAALAALLAPVGTLVIEDDGTGEVSASPAVSVGTHLPDRTVLVRSYSKSHGPDLRIAVIGGAAEPVERVRVLRSFGTGWTSRVLQDALAHLLTDPATGDLVARARLAYAERRDGLAAALAERGVPTGNRDGLMLWVPVADESGALVTLAAHGVAAAPGSRYQIVPSGPHLRIATSRLHDAPFPLPELADLIALAARPR, encoded by the coding sequence GTGATCGACGCGGCGTGGCTGGCCGAGCACATCGGCGACCGCACGGCCCGGGGCATCGCCGCCGCGATGACGAGCCTGATCCGCAGCGGGGAGATTCCCGCGGGCACCCGGCTGCCGACCGTCCGGGGCCTCGCGGCTGAGCTCGGGGTGAGCCCCGGCACCGTCGCCGACGCCTGGACGACGCTGCGCCGGCACCGCGTCGTCAGCGCCCAGCGCCGGCGCGGCACCGTGGTGATCGGCCCGCCGAACGTCCCGCATCCGGCGCGGTACGAGCGGATCGGGGAGTTCGGCACCCGGCTCGCCGTCGACCTCGCCGTCGCGGCGCCCGACCCGGCGCTGCTGCCGCCCCTGGGCGCGGCGCTCGCGGCCGGCGCGCGGACCCCGCAACTGAACGGCTACACCCGCGAGACGATCACGCCCGCCCTGCGCGCCGCCGTCGAGCCGGGCTGGCCGTTCCCCGCCGCCGGCATGCTCACCACGGGCGGCGGCTACGAGGGCGTCCAGCTCGTCTGCCAGACCGTCGCCGTCCCCGGCGACCGCATCGCCGTGGAGGATCCGACCGGTGCCCGGCTGCTGGACATCCTGGAGGCGCAGGGCGCGGAGATCGTCCCGGTGTCGTGCGACGCCGAGGGCCCGGAGCCGGACTCCCTCGCCGAGGCCCTCGCGGCCGGGCCGGCCGCGTTCGTGTACCAGCCGCGCGCCCACACGCCACGCGGGCACGCGCTCACCCCCGCGCGCGCCGCCGCGCTCGCCGCGCTCCTCGCGCCGGTCGGCACGCTCGTGATCGAGGACGACGGCACCGGCGAGGTGTCCGCCTCACCGGCCGTCAGCGTCGGGACCCATCTGCCGGACCGCACCGTCCTGGTGCGCTCCTACTCCAAGTCGCACGGCCCCGATCTGCGCATCGCGGTGATCGGCGGTGCGGCCGAGCCGGTGGAGAGGGTCCGGGTCCTGCGCAGCTTCGGCACCGGCTGGACGAGCCGCGTCCTGCAGGACGCCCTGGCGCACCTGCTGACGGACCCCGCGACCGGCGACCTCGTGGCACGGGCACGCCTGGCCTACGCAGAGCGCCGTGACGGGCTGGCCGCCGCGCTCGCCGAGCGGGGCGTGCCGACGGGCAACCGCGACGGCCTGATGCTGTGGGTTCCGGTCGCCGACGAGTCGGGCGCCCTGGTCACGCTGGCCGCGCACGGCGTCGCCGCCGCGCCCGGCAGCCGCTACCAGATCGTCCCGTCCGGCCCGCACCTGCGGATCGCGACGAGCCGCCTGCACGACGCGCCGTTCCCCCTCCCGGAGCTGGCCGACCTGATCGCGCTGGCCGCGCGGCCCCGCTAG
- a CDS encoding sensor histidine kinase, which yields MNRALRRSAEATGELVGALRTGLPAMAGLAPLVAALALSLLVLPWLPAAVKPLRALANAERRRAGRVLGREIPEPYRPSSGEGLGEARRLLRSPSTWRDAAWMAAHGLTALAAAAIAVSVWPAIPFTLSLPLWWWAAPEGSQAAFITLDSWPKALTMPFLQGAFDLAILLWLVPRLRRWQAGLAEVLLSPTRRTSLAERVEELTETRAEALEAHGAELRRIERDLHDGTQAQLVAAALRLGLADRRFDAEPDAARTLFLEAREGVEEALAQLRTVIRGIYPPILSDRGLAGALRALAAGQPIPVELHVEDARAPAAVEAAAYFVVAEALTNIARHSGARHGWVALRREPARLTITVRDDGKGGADPDRGSGLAGIRRRVAALDGATRLDSPDGEGTTLQVELPCGS from the coding sequence ATGAACAGAGCCCTGAGACGCAGCGCGGAGGCGACCGGCGAGCTGGTCGGCGCCCTGCGCACGGGCCTGCCCGCGATGGCCGGGCTCGCCCCGCTCGTGGCGGCGCTGGCCCTGTCGTTGCTCGTGCTGCCGTGGCTGCCGGCGGCCGTGAAGCCCCTGCGGGCGCTCGCGAACGCCGAGCGGCGACGGGCCGGACGCGTCCTCGGCCGCGAGATCCCCGAGCCGTATCGGCCGTCCTCGGGCGAGGGGCTCGGTGAGGCGCGCCGCCTGCTGCGGTCGCCCTCCACCTGGCGGGACGCGGCCTGGATGGCGGCGCACGGGCTCACCGCCCTGGCGGCGGCCGCGATCGCGGTCTCGGTGTGGCCCGCCATCCCGTTCACGCTGTCGCTGCCGCTGTGGTGGTGGGCGGCGCCCGAGGGCTCCCAGGCGGCGTTCATCACCCTGGACAGCTGGCCGAAGGCACTGACGATGCCGTTCCTGCAGGGGGCCTTCGACCTGGCCATCCTGCTGTGGCTGGTGCCGAGGCTCCGGCGGTGGCAGGCCGGGCTCGCCGAGGTCCTGCTGTCGCCCACCCGGCGCACCAGTCTCGCCGAGCGGGTCGAGGAGCTGACCGAGACCCGCGCCGAGGCCCTGGAGGCGCACGGCGCCGAGCTGCGCCGCATCGAGCGCGACCTGCACGACGGGACGCAGGCACAGCTCGTCGCCGCCGCCCTGCGGCTCGGCCTCGCCGACCGCCGCTTCGACGCCGAGCCGGACGCGGCCCGGACGCTGTTCCTGGAGGCCAGGGAGGGCGTCGAGGAGGCCCTTGCGCAGCTGCGGACGGTGATCCGCGGCATCTACCCGCCGATCCTGTCCGACCGCGGGCTGGCCGGGGCGCTGCGGGCCCTCGCCGCCGGGCAGCCGATCCCCGTCGAGCTGCACGTCGAGGACGCCAGGGCGCCCGCCGCCGTCGAGGCCGCCGCCTACTTCGTCGTGGCCGAGGCCCTCACCAACATCGCCAGGCACAGCGGCGCCCGGCACGGGTGGGTCGCCCTCCGCCGCGAACCCGCCCGCCTCACGATCACCGTGCGGGATGATGGCAAGGGCGGGGCCGACCCGGACCGGGGCAGCGGCCTGGCGGGCATCCGCCGCCGGGTGGCGGCGCTCGACGGGGCGACCCGCCTGGACAGCCCCGACGGGGAAGGGACGACGCTTCAGGTGGAGCTGCCGTGCGGATCGTGA
- a CDS encoding ABC transporter substrate-binding protein: MRRAIAALSAAALLAGTAACGANPPEAEGILNGKSSQGVGAADLRQTLDHGLHDRLPAKNKASGKLISVNNGSFPPYEIAGSDGRSLSGASADLSTALSQLLGVKIEHVTVDGLPSLLTGIKADRYDFAMGPVGDFPEREAANDFVDWVREFVVFAVPKGNPKHIGSIADTCGTKISVMAGGSAEDVAKTQSAACVQQGKPAVQVQSYKDQPTAILAVRSHRADGFFSSQAPLSYFVKQSGDDLELAGTGKPNGFDDLYQGSVVAKGSPLRDVLLEGFRKLIENGTYKKVMTKWDLTDNMLDKPGVNLAPRKG, encoded by the coding sequence ATGAGACGCGCCATCGCCGCCCTGTCGGCGGCGGCCCTGCTCGCGGGGACCGCCGCGTGCGGGGCGAATCCGCCCGAGGCCGAGGGGATCCTCAACGGCAAGTCCTCGCAGGGCGTCGGCGCCGCCGACCTCCGCCAGACGCTCGACCACGGGCTGCACGACCGGCTGCCCGCCAAGAACAAGGCGTCCGGCAAGCTGATCTCGGTCAACAACGGCTCGTTCCCGCCCTACGAGATCGCGGGCTCGGACGGGCGGTCGCTGAGCGGCGCGTCCGCCGACCTGTCCACCGCGCTCAGCCAGCTGCTCGGCGTCAAGATCGAGCACGTCACCGTGGACGGGCTGCCCAGCCTGCTCACCGGCATCAAGGCCGACCGGTACGACTTCGCGATGGGACCGGTCGGCGACTTCCCCGAGCGCGAGGCCGCCAACGACTTCGTCGACTGGGTCCGCGAGTTCGTCGTCTTCGCCGTCCCCAAGGGCAACCCCAAGCACATCGGCTCCATCGCCGACACGTGCGGGACGAAGATCTCGGTGATGGCGGGCGGCTCCGCCGAGGACGTCGCCAAGACCCAGTCGGCCGCGTGCGTCCAGCAGGGCAAGCCCGCCGTGCAGGTGCAGTCGTACAAGGACCAGCCGACCGCGATCCTCGCCGTCCGGTCCCACCGGGCCGACGGCTTCTTCTCCTCGCAGGCGCCGCTCAGCTACTTCGTGAAGCAGTCGGGCGACGACCTGGAGCTCGCCGGGACGGGCAAGCCCAACGGGTTCGACGACCTCTACCAGGGCTCGGTCGTCGCCAAGGGCTCACCGCTGCGGGACGTCCTGCTCGAAGGGTTCCGGAAGCTGATCGAGAACGGCACGTACAAGAAGGTCATGACCAAGTGGGACCTGACCGACAACATGCTCGACAAGCCGGGCGTGAACCTGGCGCCCAGGAAGGGGTGA
- a CDS encoding NUDIX domain-containing protein, translating into MRVRRAARALLLDGDALVLLRRTVPGRAVYWTTPGGKIEPTDASREAALRRELDEELGATVGPVRQVFACAEQGPELHRINTFYVCRLVAMDLSRRHGPEFDDPAKGRYDVDLVPCTPAGLEPLDLVPEMLSTYLRDHAGDLPGLVP; encoded by the coding sequence GTGAGGGTCCGCCGGGCCGCCCGCGCCCTCCTGCTGGACGGAGACGCGCTCGTCCTGCTGCGCCGCACCGTGCCCGGCCGGGCCGTCTACTGGACGACCCCGGGCGGCAAGATCGAGCCCACCGACGCCTCCCGCGAGGCCGCGCTGCGCCGGGAGCTGGACGAGGAGCTCGGCGCGACCGTCGGGCCCGTCCGGCAGGTCTTCGCGTGCGCCGAGCAGGGCCCCGAGCTGCACCGCATCAACACCTTCTACGTCTGCCGCCTGGTGGCGATGGACCTCTCGCGCCGGCACGGTCCCGAGTTCGACGACCCCGCGAAGGGGCGTTACGACGTGGACCTCGTCCCGTGCACGCCCGCCGGCCTGGAGCCCCTGGACCTCGTCCCCGAGATGCTCTCCACCTACCTGCGCGACCACGCCGGCGACCTCCCCGGGCTCGTTCCCTAG
- a CDS encoding amino acid ABC transporter permease → MTKEHPRGTVGDVDVAGAAHVRHPLRWVASLVVLVLAAQFAHLLWTNDNFRWDVVGRYMNASIIGDGIAITLVLTVIAMAVGIAGGIMLAVGRLSDNPLLRTACGLYVWFFRGVPVLVQLVLWYNLSALLPRLSVGVPFGPEFLHGDTNQLITPLIAAILGLGLNEAAYMAEIIRGGLLAVDPGQTEAAQALGMGGARTFRRIVLPQAMRFIVPPTGSQVINMLKATSLVSVIALADLLYTVQSIYNRTFQTIPLLLVACLWYLVITSVLYVGQSFIEHHYSRGATRNARQGFWDFVLMRRRRPVPEVSP, encoded by the coding sequence ATGACCAAGGAGCATCCGCGCGGCACCGTCGGCGACGTCGACGTGGCGGGCGCGGCGCACGTGCGGCACCCGCTGCGGTGGGTCGCCTCGCTCGTCGTGCTCGTGCTGGCCGCCCAGTTCGCCCACCTGCTGTGGACGAACGACAACTTCCGGTGGGACGTCGTCGGCCGCTACATGAACGCCTCCATCATCGGAGACGGGATCGCCATCACGCTGGTCCTGACCGTCATCGCGATGGCGGTCGGCATCGCGGGCGGCATCATGCTGGCGGTGGGGCGGCTGTCGGACAACCCGCTGCTGCGCACCGCCTGCGGCCTGTACGTGTGGTTCTTCCGCGGCGTGCCCGTGCTGGTGCAGCTCGTGCTCTGGTACAACCTGTCGGCGCTGCTGCCGCGGCTGTCGGTCGGCGTCCCGTTCGGGCCGGAGTTCCTGCACGGCGACACCAACCAGCTCATCACCCCGCTGATCGCCGCCATCCTCGGCCTCGGCCTGAACGAGGCCGCCTACATGGCGGAGATCATCCGCGGCGGGCTGCTCGCCGTGGACCCCGGCCAGACCGAGGCCGCGCAGGCGCTCGGCATGGGCGGCGCCCGCACCTTCCGGCGGATCGTGCTGCCGCAGGCGATGCGGTTCATCGTCCCGCCGACCGGCAGCCAGGTCATCAACATGCTGAAGGCCACCTCGCTGGTCAGCGTGATCGCCCTCGCCGACCTGCTCTACACCGTCCAGTCCATTTACAACCGGACGTTCCAGACCATCCCGCTGCTGCTCGTCGCCTGCCTCTGGTACCTGGTGATCACCTCGGTCCTGTACGTCGGGCAGTCGTTCATCGAGCACCACTACTCGCGCGGCGCCACCCGCAACGCCCGGCAGGGCTTCTGGGACTTCGTCCTGATGCGGCGCCGCCGTCCCGTCCCGGAGGTGTCGCCGTGA
- a CDS encoding response regulator transcription factor: MRIVIAEDSVLLREGLAMLLDAGGHKVVAAAGSGPDVLPALLEHRPDAAVLDVRLPPGFRDEGLRAAIEARRRLPGLPVLVLSQYVEQTYAAELLAGGAGGVGYLLKDRVGRVDEFLDALDRVAAGGTALDPEVVSQLMTSRHDPLQQLTPREREVLGLMAQGLDNATIAATLVITERSVSKHIGAVFAKLGLPPTDSGHRRVLAVLAYLNS; encoded by the coding sequence GTGCGGATCGTGATCGCGGAGGACAGCGTCCTGCTGCGCGAGGGCCTCGCCATGCTGCTGGACGCGGGCGGCCACAAGGTGGTCGCCGCCGCCGGCAGCGGCCCGGACGTGCTGCCCGCCCTGCTGGAGCATCGCCCGGACGCCGCCGTCCTCGACGTGCGGCTGCCGCCGGGGTTCCGCGACGAGGGGCTCCGCGCGGCGATCGAGGCGCGCAGGCGGCTACCGGGACTGCCGGTGCTGGTCCTCTCGCAGTACGTCGAACAGACCTACGCCGCCGAGCTGCTGGCCGGCGGCGCCGGGGGCGTCGGCTACCTGCTCAAGGACCGGGTCGGCCGCGTCGACGAGTTCCTCGACGCCCTGGACCGCGTCGCCGCCGGGGGCACCGCCCTGGACCCCGAGGTCGTGTCCCAGCTGATGACGTCCCGGCACGACCCGCTCCAGCAGCTCACGCCCCGCGAGCGGGAGGTTCTCGGACTGATGGCGCAGGGCCTCGACAACGCCACGATCGCCGCGACCCTCGTCATCACCGAGCGGTCGGTGAGCAAGCACATCGGCGCCGTGTTCGCCAAGCTCGGCCTCCCGCCCACCGACAGCGGGCACCGCCGCGTGCTCGCCGTCCTGGCCTACCTGAACTCGTGA